A region from the Drosophila bipectinata strain 14024-0381.07 chromosome 3R, DbipHiC1v2, whole genome shotgun sequence genome encodes:
- the LOC108129373 gene encoding uncharacterized protein isoform X2 translates to MRRIKDTAERKRIQRLRALFKKAVRIVSLNNHWVETEHDDDQKFSFNVQRNVSFLVRTNRRKAGLLTSAEKTLIRIPHKFRTIPERKKLCSLFSKFRCFVGISPLRARLVPLVRLLPLQPGRIVIRHGDFPMTVYFILVGELHMLRGKTGNEVVAVYGPGERVGGAELLENRERTRTFRTASYCELLVLFDYDFDAILRTQMTKTWEEKKRAIKALDYFEFLDNDQLIEACRFGSLKQYNPLETIYFEDKGNVSKVHFVLSGQCIILQCLTVENVVKKGKKVLQLSAVDSDSSNIFKTDHRSTFTTQSGRIMEAGSNFSITDLVESSSSSDEAKKKHSSMRKMELRDIQIACGLMKSPGAIVPIIRYTLIRRSKVPSIKSMKIVEDAEEEDIFEDFWEEDVIFPFPPSPVRSQLDFDVGVEIRKPFYPGSILESRKSDESEIYTISSTPSNSTDSTSFITSSESRFIDVGTLTFGAIFGLGENMTHRVIMAKTIVQCLTLPRFFLLDTKQNPGNIWERRLLYINTMIPTRQELFEHLLRTQEWKKFKNDFIHESVKNSEVNCADIKDVPIICRIMEKDEDIN, encoded by the exons ATGAGACGTATAAAAGATACTGCCGAAAGAAAAAGGATTCAACGACTTAGAGCTTTATTCAAGAAAGCTGTACGAATTGTGAGCCTGAACAATCATTGGGTGGAAACTGAACACGATGATGATCAAAAGTTTTCCTTCAATGTTCAGAGAAATGTATCCTTTCTTGTGAGAACTAATCGACGTAAAGCGGGCTTACTTACATCAGCG GAAAAGACTCTAATTCGCATTCCCCATAAATTTCGTACGATACCGGAAAGAAAAAAGCTGTGCTCTTTGTTTAGTAAATTCAGGTGTTTCGTCGGAATTTCACCt ctTCGAGCTCGTTTAGTTCCACTCGTGAGATTGTTGCCCCTTCAACCTGGCCGCATTGTTATAAGACATGGAGACTTTCCAATGacagtttattttattttggtcGGAGAATTACACATGCTAAGGGGCAAAACAGGCAAT gAGGTTGTTGCTGTGTATGGACCTGGAGAAAGAGTTGGAGGAGCTGAACTATTGGAAAACCGCGAAAGAACTCGTACCTTCAGGACTGCCA GCTACTGCGAGCTCCTGGTTCTTTTCGACTATGATTTCGATGCGATACTCCGGACACAGATGACTAAGACCTGGGAGGAGAAGAAACGGGCCATCAAGGCACTGGACTATTTCGAATTTCTCGATAATGACCAG TTAATAGAAGCTTGTCGATTTGGAAGCCTCAAGCAGTACAATCCACTTGAAACCATATACTTTGAGGACAAAGGAAACGTCTCCAAAGTTCATTTTGTACTCAGTGGCCAATGTATTATACTCCAATGCCTGACTGTTGAG AATGTAgtaaaaaaggggaaaaaagtGCTACAACTATCAGCTGTGGACTCTGATTCATCAAACATATTTAAAACTGATCATAGATCCACTTTCACGACTCAGAGTGGTAGAATTATGGAAGCAGGTTCCAATTTTTCAATAACTGATCTTGTGGAGAGTTCAAGCTCCTCAGACGAGGCGAAGAAGAAACACTCTTCG ATGCGAAAAATGGAATTAAGAGATATACAAATAGCTTGTGGTCTTATGAAAAGTCCGGGAGCAATCGTTCCTATCATACGGTACACATTAATACGACGTTCAAAAGTGCCGTCGATCAAAAGTATGAAAATTGTAGAAGACGCTGAGGAAGaagatatttttgaagatttttggGAGGAAGATGTTATCTTCCCCTTTCCCCCTAGTCCTGTCCGATCTCAGTTAGATTTTGATGTGGGTGTGGAGATAAGAAAACCATTTTATCCGGGTTCAATTTTAGAAAGCAGAAAATCCGATGAAAGTGAAATATATACGATATCCTCAACTCCATCGAATTCAACTGACAGTACGAGCTTT aTAACCTCGAGTGAAAGTCGTTTCATTGATGTCGGAACTCTGACTTTCGGGGCTATATTTGGCCTAGGCGAAAACATGACCCATCGGGTCATAATGGCGAAAACTATAGTTCAGTGCTTGACTCTTCCCAGATTCTTTTTGCTGGACACCAAGCAAAATCCGGGAAATATTTGGGAGCGCCGGTTACTTTACATAAACACCATGATTCCCACAAGGCAGGAACTTTTCGAACACTTGCTCCGCACCCAGGAATGGAAGAAGTTCAAAAACGATTTTATTCACGAATCTGTGAAGAATTCGGAAGTTAATTGTGCCGACATAAAGGATGTCCCCATCATTTGCCGAATTATGGAAAAAGATGAAGATATTAATTAG
- the LOC108129373 gene encoding uncharacterized protein isoform X7, with amino-acid sequence MRRIKDTAERKRIQRLRALFKKAVRIVSLNNHWVETEHDDDQKFSFNVQRNVSFLVRTNRRKAGLLTSAEKTLIRIPHKFRTIPERKKLCSLFSKFRCFVGISPKLRARLVPLVRLLPLQPGRIVIRHGDFPMTVYFILVGELHMLRGKTGNEVVAVYGPGERVGGAELLENRERTRTFRTANLIRK; translated from the exons ATGAGACGTATAAAAGATACTGCCGAAAGAAAAAGGATTCAACGACTTAGAGCTTTATTCAAGAAAGCTGTACGAATTGTGAGCCTGAACAATCATTGGGTGGAAACTGAACACGATGATGATCAAAAGTTTTCCTTCAATGTTCAGAGAAATGTATCCTTTCTTGTGAGAACTAATCGACGTAAAGCGGGCTTACTTACATCAGCG GAAAAGACTCTAATTCGCATTCCCCATAAATTTCGTACGATACCGGAAAGAAAAAAGCTGTGCTCTTTGTTTAGTAAATTCAGGTGTTTCGTCGGAATTTCACCt aagctTCGAGCTCGTTTAGTTCCACTCGTGAGATTGTTGCCCCTTCAACCTGGCCGCATTGTTATAAGACATGGAGACTTTCCAATGacagtttattttattttggtcGGAGAATTACACATGCTAAGGGGCAAAACAGGCAAT gAGGTTGTTGCTGTGTATGGACCTGGAGAAAGAGTTGGAGGAGCTGAACTATTGGAAAACCGCGAAAGAACTCGTACCTTCAGGACTGCCA ATttgataagaaaataa
- the LOC108129373 gene encoding uncharacterized protein isoform X1: protein MRRIKDTAERKRIQRLRALFKKAVRIVSLNNHWVETEHDDDQKFSFNVQRNVSFLVRTNRRKAGLLTSAEKTLIRIPHKFRTIPERKKLCSLFSKFRCFVGISPKLRARLVPLVRLLPLQPGRIVIRHGDFPMTVYFILVGELHMLRGKTGNEVVAVYGPGERVGGAELLENRERTRTFRTASYCELLVLFDYDFDAILRTQMTKTWEEKKRAIKALDYFEFLDNDQLIEACRFGSLKQYNPLETIYFEDKGNVSKVHFVLSGQCIILQCLTVENVVKKGKKVLQLSAVDSDSSNIFKTDHRSTFTTQSGRIMEAGSNFSITDLVESSSSSDEAKKKHSSMRKMELRDIQIACGLMKSPGAIVPIIRYTLIRRSKVPSIKSMKIVEDAEEEDIFEDFWEEDVIFPFPPSPVRSQLDFDVGVEIRKPFYPGSILESRKSDESEIYTISSTPSNSTDSTSFITSSESRFIDVGTLTFGAIFGLGENMTHRVIMAKTIVQCLTLPRFFLLDTKQNPGNIWERRLLYINTMIPTRQELFEHLLRTQEWKKFKNDFIHESVKNSEVNCADIKDVPIICRIMEKDEDIN, encoded by the exons ATGAGACGTATAAAAGATACTGCCGAAAGAAAAAGGATTCAACGACTTAGAGCTTTATTCAAGAAAGCTGTACGAATTGTGAGCCTGAACAATCATTGGGTGGAAACTGAACACGATGATGATCAAAAGTTTTCCTTCAATGTTCAGAGAAATGTATCCTTTCTTGTGAGAACTAATCGACGTAAAGCGGGCTTACTTACATCAGCG GAAAAGACTCTAATTCGCATTCCCCATAAATTTCGTACGATACCGGAAAGAAAAAAGCTGTGCTCTTTGTTTAGTAAATTCAGGTGTTTCGTCGGAATTTCACCt aagctTCGAGCTCGTTTAGTTCCACTCGTGAGATTGTTGCCCCTTCAACCTGGCCGCATTGTTATAAGACATGGAGACTTTCCAATGacagtttattttattttggtcGGAGAATTACACATGCTAAGGGGCAAAACAGGCAAT gAGGTTGTTGCTGTGTATGGACCTGGAGAAAGAGTTGGAGGAGCTGAACTATTGGAAAACCGCGAAAGAACTCGTACCTTCAGGACTGCCA GCTACTGCGAGCTCCTGGTTCTTTTCGACTATGATTTCGATGCGATACTCCGGACACAGATGACTAAGACCTGGGAGGAGAAGAAACGGGCCATCAAGGCACTGGACTATTTCGAATTTCTCGATAATGACCAG TTAATAGAAGCTTGTCGATTTGGAAGCCTCAAGCAGTACAATCCACTTGAAACCATATACTTTGAGGACAAAGGAAACGTCTCCAAAGTTCATTTTGTACTCAGTGGCCAATGTATTATACTCCAATGCCTGACTGTTGAG AATGTAgtaaaaaaggggaaaaaagtGCTACAACTATCAGCTGTGGACTCTGATTCATCAAACATATTTAAAACTGATCATAGATCCACTTTCACGACTCAGAGTGGTAGAATTATGGAAGCAGGTTCCAATTTTTCAATAACTGATCTTGTGGAGAGTTCAAGCTCCTCAGACGAGGCGAAGAAGAAACACTCTTCG ATGCGAAAAATGGAATTAAGAGATATACAAATAGCTTGTGGTCTTATGAAAAGTCCGGGAGCAATCGTTCCTATCATACGGTACACATTAATACGACGTTCAAAAGTGCCGTCGATCAAAAGTATGAAAATTGTAGAAGACGCTGAGGAAGaagatatttttgaagatttttggGAGGAAGATGTTATCTTCCCCTTTCCCCCTAGTCCTGTCCGATCTCAGTTAGATTTTGATGTGGGTGTGGAGATAAGAAAACCATTTTATCCGGGTTCAATTTTAGAAAGCAGAAAATCCGATGAAAGTGAAATATATACGATATCCTCAACTCCATCGAATTCAACTGACAGTACGAGCTTT aTAACCTCGAGTGAAAGTCGTTTCATTGATGTCGGAACTCTGACTTTCGGGGCTATATTTGGCCTAGGCGAAAACATGACCCATCGGGTCATAATGGCGAAAACTATAGTTCAGTGCTTGACTCTTCCCAGATTCTTTTTGCTGGACACCAAGCAAAATCCGGGAAATATTTGGGAGCGCCGGTTACTTTACATAAACACCATGATTCCCACAAGGCAGGAACTTTTCGAACACTTGCTCCGCACCCAGGAATGGAAGAAGTTCAAAAACGATTTTATTCACGAATCTGTGAAGAATTCGGAAGTTAATTGTGCCGACATAAAGGATGTCCCCATCATTTGCCGAATTATGGAAAAAGATGAAGATATTAATTAG
- the LOC108129373 gene encoding uncharacterized protein isoform X5, with amino-acid sequence MRRIKDTAERKRIQRLRALFKKAVRIVSLNNHWVETEHDDDQKFSFNVQRNVSFLVRTNRRKAGLLTSAEKTLIRIPHKFRTIPERKKLCSLFSKFRCFVGISPKLRARLVPLVRLLPLQPGRIVIRHGDFPMTVYFILVGELHMLRGKTGNEVVAVYGPGERVGGAELLENRERTRTFRTASNFIALRFDKKIN; translated from the exons ATGAGACGTATAAAAGATACTGCCGAAAGAAAAAGGATTCAACGACTTAGAGCTTTATTCAAGAAAGCTGTACGAATTGTGAGCCTGAACAATCATTGGGTGGAAACTGAACACGATGATGATCAAAAGTTTTCCTTCAATGTTCAGAGAAATGTATCCTTTCTTGTGAGAACTAATCGACGTAAAGCGGGCTTACTTACATCAGCG GAAAAGACTCTAATTCGCATTCCCCATAAATTTCGTACGATACCGGAAAGAAAAAAGCTGTGCTCTTTGTTTAGTAAATTCAGGTGTTTCGTCGGAATTTCACCt aagctTCGAGCTCGTTTAGTTCCACTCGTGAGATTGTTGCCCCTTCAACCTGGCCGCATTGTTATAAGACATGGAGACTTTCCAATGacagtttattttattttggtcGGAGAATTACACATGCTAAGGGGCAAAACAGGCAAT gAGGTTGTTGCTGTGTATGGACCTGGAGAAAGAGTTGGAGGAGCTGAACTATTGGAAAACCGCGAAAGAACTCGTACCTTCAGGACTGCCA GCAATTTTATCGCACTTAGATttgataagaaaataaattag
- the LOC108129373 gene encoding uncharacterized protein isoform X6: MRRIKDTAERKRIQRLRALFKKAVRIVSLNNHWVETEHDDDQKFSFNVQRNVSFLVRTNRRKAGLLTSAEKTLIRIPHKFRTIPERKKLCSLFSKFRCFVGISPKLRARLVPLVRLLPLQPGRIVIRHGDFPMTVYFILVGELHMLRGKTGNEVVAVYGPGERVGGAELLENRERTRTFRTAINIAFVRQFYRT; encoded by the exons ATGAGACGTATAAAAGATACTGCCGAAAGAAAAAGGATTCAACGACTTAGAGCTTTATTCAAGAAAGCTGTACGAATTGTGAGCCTGAACAATCATTGGGTGGAAACTGAACACGATGATGATCAAAAGTTTTCCTTCAATGTTCAGAGAAATGTATCCTTTCTTGTGAGAACTAATCGACGTAAAGCGGGCTTACTTACATCAGCG GAAAAGACTCTAATTCGCATTCCCCATAAATTTCGTACGATACCGGAAAGAAAAAAGCTGTGCTCTTTGTTTAGTAAATTCAGGTGTTTCGTCGGAATTTCACCt aagctTCGAGCTCGTTTAGTTCCACTCGTGAGATTGTTGCCCCTTCAACCTGGCCGCATTGTTATAAGACATGGAGACTTTCCAATGacagtttattttattttggtcGGAGAATTACACATGCTAAGGGGCAAAACAGGCAAT gAGGTTGTTGCTGTGTATGGACCTGGAGAAAGAGTTGGAGGAGCTGAACTATTGGAAAACCGCGAAAGAACTCGTACCTTCAGGACTGCCA TAAATATTGCGTTTGTAAGGCAATTTTATCGCACTTAG
- the LOC108129373 gene encoding uncharacterized protein isoform X3 has product MNNKIPAAQVRVRVTCQPAPKVKYSVKYRLAQNNTRLSFWACCAPPVTLLACWPYSFCYFCFLKNRCTPPEHSLYRNESNPSYCELLVLFDYDFDAILRTQMTKTWEEKKRAIKALDYFEFLDNDQLIEACRFGSLKQYNPLETIYFEDKGNVSKVHFVLSGQCIILQCLTVENVVKKGKKVLQLSAVDSDSSNIFKTDHRSTFTTQSGRIMEAGSNFSITDLVESSSSSDEAKKKHSSMRKMELRDIQIACGLMKSPGAIVPIIRYTLIRRSKVPSIKSMKIVEDAEEEDIFEDFWEEDVIFPFPPSPVRSQLDFDVGVEIRKPFYPGSILESRKSDESEIYTISSTPSNSTDSTSFITSSESRFIDVGTLTFGAIFGLGENMTHRVIMAKTIVQCLTLPRFFLLDTKQNPGNIWERRLLYINTMIPTRQELFEHLLRTQEWKKFKNDFIHESVKNSEVNCADIKDVPIICRIMEKDEDIN; this is encoded by the exons ATGAATAACAAAATACCCGCCGCCCAGGTCCGCGTCCGCGTCACGTGCCAGCCAGCTCCTAAAGTAAAGTATTCAGTCAAATATAGGTTGGCCCAAAACAACACCCGCCTTTCATTTTGGGCTTGTTGTGCTCCGCCTGTTACACTCCTCGCCTGTTGGCCATAttctttttgttatttttgctttttgaaaAACAGATGCACGCCACCAGAGCACTCACTATATAGAAACGAATCGAATCCAA GCTACTGCGAGCTCCTGGTTCTTTTCGACTATGATTTCGATGCGATACTCCGGACACAGATGACTAAGACCTGGGAGGAGAAGAAACGGGCCATCAAGGCACTGGACTATTTCGAATTTCTCGATAATGACCAG TTAATAGAAGCTTGTCGATTTGGAAGCCTCAAGCAGTACAATCCACTTGAAACCATATACTTTGAGGACAAAGGAAACGTCTCCAAAGTTCATTTTGTACTCAGTGGCCAATGTATTATACTCCAATGCCTGACTGTTGAG AATGTAgtaaaaaaggggaaaaaagtGCTACAACTATCAGCTGTGGACTCTGATTCATCAAACATATTTAAAACTGATCATAGATCCACTTTCACGACTCAGAGTGGTAGAATTATGGAAGCAGGTTCCAATTTTTCAATAACTGATCTTGTGGAGAGTTCAAGCTCCTCAGACGAGGCGAAGAAGAAACACTCTTCG ATGCGAAAAATGGAATTAAGAGATATACAAATAGCTTGTGGTCTTATGAAAAGTCCGGGAGCAATCGTTCCTATCATACGGTACACATTAATACGACGTTCAAAAGTGCCGTCGATCAAAAGTATGAAAATTGTAGAAGACGCTGAGGAAGaagatatttttgaagatttttggGAGGAAGATGTTATCTTCCCCTTTCCCCCTAGTCCTGTCCGATCTCAGTTAGATTTTGATGTGGGTGTGGAGATAAGAAAACCATTTTATCCGGGTTCAATTTTAGAAAGCAGAAAATCCGATGAAAGTGAAATATATACGATATCCTCAACTCCATCGAATTCAACTGACAGTACGAGCTTT aTAACCTCGAGTGAAAGTCGTTTCATTGATGTCGGAACTCTGACTTTCGGGGCTATATTTGGCCTAGGCGAAAACATGACCCATCGGGTCATAATGGCGAAAACTATAGTTCAGTGCTTGACTCTTCCCAGATTCTTTTTGCTGGACACCAAGCAAAATCCGGGAAATATTTGGGAGCGCCGGTTACTTTACATAAACACCATGATTCCCACAAGGCAGGAACTTTTCGAACACTTGCTCCGCACCCAGGAATGGAAGAAGTTCAAAAACGATTTTATTCACGAATCTGTGAAGAATTCGGAAGTTAATTGTGCCGACATAAAGGATGTCCCCATCATTTGCCGAATTATGGAAAAAGATGAAGATATTAATTAG
- the LOC108129373 gene encoding cyclic nucleotide-binding domain-containing protein 2 isoform X4, with protein MRRIKDTAERKRIQRLRALFKKAVRIVSLNNHWVETEHDDDQKFSFNVQRNVSFLVRTNRRKAGLLTSAEKTLIRIPHKFRTIPERKKLCSLFSKFRCFVGISPKLRARLVPLVRLLPLQPGRIVIRHGDFPMTVYFILVGELHMLRGKTGNEVVAVYGPGERVGGAELLENRERTRTFRTASYCELLVLFDYDFDAILRTQMTKTWEEKKRAIKALDYFEFLDNDQLIEACRFGSLKQYNPLETIYFEDKGNVSKVHFVLSGQCIILQCLTVEEECSKKGEKSATTISCGL; from the exons ATGAGACGTATAAAAGATACTGCCGAAAGAAAAAGGATTCAACGACTTAGAGCTTTATTCAAGAAAGCTGTACGAATTGTGAGCCTGAACAATCATTGGGTGGAAACTGAACACGATGATGATCAAAAGTTTTCCTTCAATGTTCAGAGAAATGTATCCTTTCTTGTGAGAACTAATCGACGTAAAGCGGGCTTACTTACATCAGCG GAAAAGACTCTAATTCGCATTCCCCATAAATTTCGTACGATACCGGAAAGAAAAAAGCTGTGCTCTTTGTTTAGTAAATTCAGGTGTTTCGTCGGAATTTCACCt aagctTCGAGCTCGTTTAGTTCCACTCGTGAGATTGTTGCCCCTTCAACCTGGCCGCATTGTTATAAGACATGGAGACTTTCCAATGacagtttattttattttggtcGGAGAATTACACATGCTAAGGGGCAAAACAGGCAAT gAGGTTGTTGCTGTGTATGGACCTGGAGAAAGAGTTGGAGGAGCTGAACTATTGGAAAACCGCGAAAGAACTCGTACCTTCAGGACTGCCA GCTACTGCGAGCTCCTGGTTCTTTTCGACTATGATTTCGATGCGATACTCCGGACACAGATGACTAAGACCTGGGAGGAGAAGAAACGGGCCATCAAGGCACTGGACTATTTCGAATTTCTCGATAATGACCAG TTAATAGAAGCTTGTCGATTTGGAAGCCTCAAGCAGTACAATCCACTTGAAACCATATACTTTGAGGACAAAGGAAACGTCTCCAAAGTTCATTTTGTACTCAGTGGCCAATGTATTATACTCCAATGCCTGACTGTTGAGGAAG AATGTAgtaaaaaaggggaaaaaagtGCTACAACTATCAGCTGTGGACTCTGA